One window of the Cryptomeria japonica chromosome 7, Sugi_1.0, whole genome shotgun sequence genome contains the following:
- the LOC131069228 gene encoding uncharacterized protein LOC131069228 yields MGLPGGLATGGGIIRTYLGAPIATYVGNLNGHSSNWAEAMALAWGIRLALIMGIRIMDIEGDSKLIIDAIKGWNRLNWTIEGTIRDTLRLISRLDLFRIMHVYREGNRVVDYLAALGLNFSSLRCWRNHNSLLDHVNFLLQEEKSKIPIND; encoded by the coding sequence atggggctaccAGGGGGTCTGGCTACTGGTGGAGGGATTATCAGAACCTACTTGGGGGCTCCTATTGCTACTTATGTGGGCAACTtgaatgggcattcctctaatTGGGCTGAAGCAATGGCCTTAGCCTGGGGAATCCGTCTTGCCCTCATCATGGGAATCAGGATTATGGATATTGAGGGTGACTCTAAGCTCATCATTGATGCTATCAAAGGGTGGAATAGGCTCAATTGGACCATTGAGGGAACCATTAGGGACACCCTGAGGCTCATCTCCAGGCTTGATTTGTTTAGAATTATGCATGTCTATAGGGAAGGCAATAGAGTGGTGGATTATTTGGCTGCCCTTGGCCTAAATTTTTCTAGTTTGAGATGTTGGAGGAACCATAATTCCCTCCTAGACCATGTTAATTTCCTTCTCCAGGAAGAGAAATCTAAAATTCCTATCAATGATTGA